In Camelina sativa cultivar DH55 chromosome 13, Cs, whole genome shotgun sequence, the genomic window ATCAACATAAGAAATATActcattaaattaattattattatgacatcgcttatatagattttaagattaaaataatcattaaatacaaaaaaaacttttttgataaGGAATCCAGTTTCACCATAAATATTGATGAACATTTGTCTTTGTTTAGTCTAAAAAATATGAATCTCGTGAAGGTATCATTTAATAAAGataagaagaaatatattttattaacttcGTAACCGTTCAAACTTAGTGTGTATTagttttatcttatatatatgtactggTTTCAGTGAAAACTCTGTCCCTCAGAAACTAACTGAGAGAATTCAGATCTATAAGCTCATCTTCTGAGGAGTTCTGTAAAATCATCAAGGTATATACAATTTTTGATAATCTTTGACTAAAATTTCATATCTTTTCAATTAGGTTTTCTCATTGTTACAAACAatttttactcaactattatgATCCATTGATTAGATATTTGCCATGTTAAGCAAAATCATATAATGAATTTCATGCATTACGCTTTTATCTTGGCTACTATAGATCCTTCGTATAGCACAACAATACTTTTTGCACATGTTTCGggatgttttgggttaaaatacaattaatgtgtattattttttctttaatcgtTTCAAAGAATTCTCAATCATTCACAAACTAGCTGAATGTTCAGAGATCTACAAATTCTTCATCTGAGAAGTTTTGTGAAAAATCATCAAGCTGTATACAATTTATTAAATCGTTGACTATGGGTTTAAGTATTTTCAATTTAGGTTTTATGATTgtgaaattaaatttttaaccaACAAGTGTGATCCAATGATTATTAACTTGACATATTAAACAATATTAGGtattcaatttctttttagttcaaaaaaaaaaaaaaagtattcaatTTCTTCAGTTATGCTTCCATCTTGGCTACATTTTCTAGAATTTTGTTGGTtgtaagaaagaaataaaaggaaaacttgTTGTTTGACTAATTTATTCTCTTCCTATGACTATAATAGATTCAAAGGTTAAAGATGTATCAACTTCGTCAAACGAGGATTTTTCTACAGCAACAAAACGATTTGCTGAGAACAGAAAATGAAGCTATGGTTTATGCATTGTCCACTCCATATACATCTAGTTGCATATCTTGTAGTGGGCCCATCGTTTCAACCGAAGAAAATGAGCTGTGGTTGGAGAATGCTCTTCTTCGGTCAGAGATTGATACACTGACTTGTTTTATAAGGAAATTAAATTCGTTCATAAACCTATATCCTGTGGTTGGTGTATCTTTGACGAAATGGCATTACGCAGTGGTGGCTATGACGTCACTTTCGCTTAAAGAAGTCATTTCTCTTGCAAGGCAAGGAAATCCAATGTGGACATGCAACGACAGACTCAATCTTGACGAGTACTactctaatttttttccttggtaTGCCAGAAACGCACCTGGGTTTGTGCATGAGGCCTCAAGAGCTTATGCAATGGTCCCCTTTGATGCTTCACTGCTTGTGGAAAATCTTACGAATCATGTAAGTGTGacaagctatatatataaaatcataataatatacaattttccttttctttattatatttttttcgtaTAATTAGGTAAGTTGGCAAAAAATCTTCCCATCAATCATCGCAGATGTGTCTTTGGAATCACATAACCGAGTCTTTCAAATGGTacaaaacacataattttttttttaatttcaggAATTTACAATTAATGatctttttaatctttataattGTAGATTAATGTGAATTTTGTGCAACAAATCTCTCCTTTAATTCAAACTCGGAATGTGAAACTTCTTCGGCGTTCAATGCgtatagaaaataatacatgGGTTATCGTAGATATCTCTATGTATTTTAGCTCATATGCACGACATTCACGCCCCAATTTTATGAGATTTCCTTCTGGATATCTTGTCGAGCAAATAGCCAACGGTATCTCCAAGGTATATTCAGTTTCAATCgagtttagttatatatatgtgatggtAGTAGCTATAATTTGATTCAATTATCATATGTAGGTAACCGTTCTCGACCACTGGGtttatcaagaagaagaagtcataaAGAATTTCAGTTCAAATTCAAGGTTTGGTGCACATAGATGGCTTGCCGCTCTTCAAAGGCATTGCTACAACACTTGGTCTGTTTCGATTTCCTCAATCGGTCACCAAATTCAAAGtaataaaacaagatttttttttttcttttttttttctgctcaactattttagtttggtttcatACTAACCATGTGTTTACTGCTGGACCTTGTGTAGTATGTGGCCCAATTTGTCATACCAATTTGCTTAACCTATCTACATGGATGGTTTCCATATTTTGTACGGGAGTTTGCGGGACAACAAGACAAAAGTGGAAGCGCCTTAGTACAATTGGATTTTCGGTTCATAACATAAGAATGTTCACCAGGGAAAGTCGAGACATGAATGGGATCCCTTGGGGTTTTGTTAGCGCTACTGGTATGGCTAGAATGCAAGTTACCCAAGAAATCCTTTTTAGATTGATTAACCGTgcaaaaaaacaagatatatgGGAAAATTTAGCATCTGTTAAAGATATGAAAGAATTAATTCGTATCAAAAGATGTCCTAATCCAGGGAATGAAGTTTCTGTTTTCTGCATTGAGGTACGTAGCTAATTCATATGATTTAATTCTATTGTTTGGATTTTAAGCagttttttataaacataaattaCTTAATTATATTGCAGTGCAATGGTCCTAAAGAATGGTATTTGATTCAAGAAACATACTATGAAGCATCAGGAGCAATGATCATCTACGCTTGCATAGAAGCACCATGTTTTACAGCTATAATAAACGGTGAAGATTTGTCACGCATCGAAATTTTACCATTCGGATTCACGATAATACCAAATGGATTACAAGAAATTTTCTTGTCGGCTGCATGTCAGGTAAAGATCAATCAAACCATTCTCACAGATTCAGATAAGCTGATGGAGTTTATGAGAAATATGATTGATGATACTCTAGAAAATGTCCAAAATATCGGTTCCGTCAACCCCTAAAGCTTTATAGGCTTCTAAAgttccttgttgttgttgttgttttatttgaacTTTGTTTATATGAACTTTAAAAAGATAACAAATAAATGGTGATCATGGATTTTATCTTacagtttgatatattttcatatgttgCTAATGGATCCAAATGATAACGATATCCTAGATCATATAAAACAGTCTTTATATGACACCAATTTTAATATCTAGCTTcatatttcttctttatatgGTTGTTTAAT contains:
- the LOC104734744 gene encoding homeobox-leucine zipper protein ANTHOCYANINLESS 2 encodes the protein MYQLRQTRIFLQQQNDLLRTENEAMVYALSTPYTSSCISCSGPIVSTEENELWLENALLRSEIDTLTCFIRKLNSFINLYPVVGVSLTKWHYAVVAMTSLSLKEVISLARQGNPMWTCNDRLNLDEYYSNFFPWYARNAPGFVHEASRAYAMVPFDASLLVENLTNHVSWQKIFPSIIADVSLESHNRVFQMINVNFVQQISPLIQTRNVKLLRRSMRIENNTWVIVDISMYFSSYARHSRPNFMRFPSGYLVEQIANGISKVTVLDHWVYQEEEVIKNFSSNSRFGAHRWLAALQRHCYNTWSVSISSIGHQIQICGPICHTNLLNLSTWMVSIFCTGVCGTTRQKWKRLSTIGFSVHNIRMFTRESRDMNGIPWGFVSATGMARMQVTQEILFRLINRAKKQDIWENLASVKDMKELIRIKRCPNPGNEVSVFCIECNGPKEWYLIQETYYEASGAMIIYACIEAPCFTAIINGEDLSRIEILPFGFTIIPNGLQEIFLSAACQVKINQTILTDSDKLMEFMRNMIDDTLENVQNIGSVNP